In Molothrus aeneus isolate 106 chromosome 13, BPBGC_Maene_1.0, whole genome shotgun sequence, a genomic segment contains:
- the CHRNA3 gene encoding neuronal acetylcholine receptor subunit alpha-3: MHRGSRALPAACAPTVLAVQLILNSLCPQAVIHNTMESLNTLLLTAAVCFLCQGCGGSEAEHRLYAALFESYNQFVRPVKNVSDPVIIQFEVSMSQLVKVDEVNQIMETNLWLKHIWNDYKLRWNPADYGGAEFIRVPSGQIWKPDIVLYNNAVGDFQVDDKTKALLKYTGDVTWIPPAIFKSSCKIDVTYFPFDYQNCTMKFGSWSYDKAKIDLVLIGSTMNLKDYWESGEWAIIKAPGYKHDIKYNCCEEIYPDITYSLYIRRLPLFYTINMIIPCLLISFLTVLVFYLPSDCGEKVTLCISVLLSLTVFLLVITETIPSTSLVIPLIGEYLLFTMIFVTLSIVITVFVLNVHYRTPKTHTMPVWVRTIFLNLLPRIMFMTRPASDEESNQKPKPLFTSEFSNLNCINGSESKCCKDGFACQDMACSCCQYQRTKFSDFSGNLTRSSSSESVDPMLSFSVLSPEMRDAIESVKYIAENMKMQNEAKEIQDDWKYVAMVIDRIFLWVFILVCILGTAGLFLQPLMAGDEM, from the exons ATGCATCGAGGGAGCcgagccctccctgctgcctgtgctcctaCAGTCCTGGCAGTGCAGCTCATCCTCAACAGCCTCTGTCCACAGGCAGTAATTCACAACACCATGGAGAGCCTGAACACTCTCCTTCtaactgctgctgtttgctttctctgtCAAG GCTGCGGCGGCTCCGAGGCCGAGCACCGGCTCTACGCGGCCCTCTTCGAGAGCTACAACCAGTTCGTGCGCCCCGTCAAGAACGTCTCGGACCCCGTCATCATCCAGTTCGAGGTGTCCATGTCGCAGCTGGTGAAGGTG GACGAGGTCAACCAGATAATGGAAACCAACTTGTGGCTGAAGCAC ATCTGGAATGATTACAAGCTTCGGTGGAATCCAGCAGACTATGGAGGTGCTGAATTCATCCGAGTTCCATCTGGCCAGATCTGGAAGCCAGATATTGTTTTATATAACAA TGCAGTTGGGGATTTCCAGGTTGATGACAAGACAAAGGCCCTTTTAAAATACACGGGTGATGTGACCTGGATACCTCCAGCTATATTTAAAAGTTCATGTAAAATAGATGTAACCTACTTCCCATTTGATTATCAGAACTGCACCATGAAGTTTGGTTCCTGGTCTTACGACAAAGCCAAAATTGATTTAGTTCTAATTGGCTCGACAATGAACCTGAAAGATTACTGGGAGAGTGGAGAATGGGCTATAATTAAAGCTCCTGGGTATAAACATGACATCAAATACAACTGCTGCGAAGAGATATATCCAGACATCACATATTCTCTTTACATCAGGCGTTTACCTTTATTTTACACTATCAATATGATTATTCCCTGTCTGCTGATTTCTTTTCTGACTGTATTAGTTTTCTATTTGCCCTCAGACTGTGGTGAGAAGGTGACACTCTGCATATCAGTGCTTCTCTCTTTAACAGTGTTCCTTCTTGTTATCACAGAAACCATACCTTCTACTTCCCTGGTAATTCCCCTTATTGGGGAATACCTCCTTTTCACCATGATATTTGTAACTCTATCGATTGTCATTACAGTATTTGTACTGAATGTGCACTACAGAACACCCAAGACACACACAATGCCCGTGTGGGTGAGAACCATTTTCCTGAACTTACTTCCCCGGATCATGTTCATGACAAGGCCCGCCAGTGATGAAGAGAGTAATCAGAAGCCAAAACCATTATTCACTTCTGAGTTTTCAAACTTAAATTGCATCAACGGCTCTGAGAGCAAATGCTGCAAAGATGGCTTTGCTTGTCAAGATAtggcctgcagctgctgtcagtATCAGCGCACCAAGTTCTCGGATTTCAGTGGCAATCTCACTAGAAGTTCAAGCTCTGAGTCTGTAGATCCTatgctttcattttcagttctgtCACCAGAAATGAGAGATGCTATTGAAAGTGTGAAATACATtgcagaaaatatgaaaatgcagAATGAAGCAAAAGAG attcaGGATGATTGGAAATATGTTGCCATGGTAATTGATCGTATTTTTCTATGGGTTTTCATCCTGGTATGTATTCTAGGAACAGCAGGATTGTTTTTACAACCTCTGATGGCTGGAgatgaaatgtaa
- the CHRNA5 gene encoding neuronal acetylcholine receptor subunit alpha-5 isoform X1 — translation MAGCGAWLCCGRPPAVLLLTWLCAPLLGQPGASHAAVSEPSFIAKSEDRLFKHLFEDYQRWVRPVERLNDTIKIKFGLAISQLVDVDEKNQLMTTNVWLKQEWIDVKLRWNPEDYAGITSIRVPSDSIWIPDIVLYDNADGRFEGTSTKTVVKYDGTIAWTPPANYKSSCTIDVTFFPFDLQNCSMKFGSWTYDGSQVDLILEDYDVDKRDFFDNGEWEIVTATGSKGNRTDGCCWYPFVTYSFIIRRLPLFYTLFLIIPCIGLSFLTVLVFYLPSNEGEKISLCTSVLVSLTVFLLVIEEIIPSSSKVIPLIGEYLVFTMIFVTLSIVITVFAINIHHRSSSTHNAMAPWVRKIFLHKLPKLLCMRSHVDRYFAQKEETATVNGSESSRNTLEAALDSIRYITRHVMKENEVREVVEDWKYIAQVLDRMFLWAFLLVSIIGSLVLFIPVIHKWASIIVPTHIGSTNA, via the exons ctgTATCTGAACCTTCTTTTATTGCTAAAAGTGAAGATCGTTTGTTTAAGCATTTATTTGAAGACTATCAAAGATGGGTTCGTCCAGTGGAACGTTTGAATGACACAATAAAAATCAAGTTTGGCCTTGCAATCTCTCAGCTAGTAGATGTG gatgaaaaaaatcaattgaTGACAACAAATGTATGGTTGAAACAG GAATGGATAGATGTGAAATTGAGGTGGAATCCTGAAGACTATGCAGGAATAACATCTATCCGTGTCCCATCAGATTCTATTTGGATTCCAGATATTGTGCTGTATGACAA TGCAGATGGACGTTTTGAGGGAACATCTACAAAAACTGTGGTAAAATATGATGGCACCATTGCTTGGACTCCACCAGCAAACTACAAAAGTTCTTGTACCATTGATGTAACATTCTTCCCCTTTGACCTTCAAAATTGCTCAATGAAATTTGGTTCCTGGACTTATGATGGCTCACAGGTTGATCTAATTCTTGAAGATTATGATGTTgacaaaagagatttttttgatAACGGAGAATGGGAAATAGTGACTGCAACAGGGAGCAAAGGAAACAGGACTGATGGATGCTGCTGGTATCCTTTTGTTACATATTCATTTATAATTAGACGTTTGCCACTTTTTTACACTTTGTTTCTCATTATTCCTTGTATTGGGCTTTCATTTCTAACTGTCCTTGTCTTCTATCTTCCTTCAAATGAAGGTGAAAAAATTTCACTCTGCACTTCAGTACTGGTATCTTtgactgtttttcttcttgttatTGAAGAAATTATTCCATCATCTTCTAAAGTTATCCCTCTGATAGGAGAGTACCTGGTGTTCACGATGATATTTGTGACCTTGTCCATTGTGATCACTGTCTTTGCCATCAACATCCACCACCGCTCCTCGTCCACACACAACGCCATGGCGCCCTGGGTTCGCAAGATCTTCCTGCACAAGCTGCCCAAGCTGCTCTGCATGAGAAGCCATGTGGATAGGTACTTTGCTCAGAAGGAGGAAACAGCCACTGTGAATGGATCAGAATCATCCAGGAACACCTTGGAAGCAGCTCTGGATTCCATCCGTTATATTACGAGGCACGTGATGAAGGAGAATGAGGTCCGTGAG GTTGTTGAAGACTGGAAATACATTGCTCAGGTGCTTGATCGAATGTTCTTATGGGCTTTTCTTCTGGTTTCAATAATTGGATCACTTGTGTTATTTATTCCTGTTATTCATAAATGGGCAAGTATAATAGTCCCTACCCATATAGGCAGTacaaatgcataa
- the CHRNA5 gene encoding neuronal acetylcholine receptor subunit alpha-5 isoform X2: MAGCGAWLCCGRPPAVLLLTWLCAPLLGQPGASHAAVSEPSFIAKSEDRLFKHLFEDYQRWVRPVERLNDTIKIKFGLAISQLVDVDEKNQLMTTNVWLKQEWIDVKLRWNPEDYAGITSIRVPSDSIWIPDIVLYDNADGRFEGTSTKTVVKYDGTIAWTPPANYKSSCTIDVTFFPFDLQNCSMKFGSWTYDGSQVDLILEDYDVDKRDFFDNGEWEIVTATGSKGNRTDGCCWYPFVTYSFIIRRLPLFYTLFLIIPCIGLSFLTVLVFYLPSNEGEKISLCTSVLVSLTVFLLVIEEIIPSSSKVIPLIGEYLVFTMIFVTLSIVITVFAINIHHRSSSTHNAMAPWVRKIFLHKLPKLLCMRSHVDRYFAQKEETATVNGSESSRNTLEAALDSIRYITRHVMKENEVVEDWKYIAQVLDRMFLWAFLLVSIIGSLVLFIPVIHKWASIIVPTHIGSTNA, from the exons ctgTATCTGAACCTTCTTTTATTGCTAAAAGTGAAGATCGTTTGTTTAAGCATTTATTTGAAGACTATCAAAGATGGGTTCGTCCAGTGGAACGTTTGAATGACACAATAAAAATCAAGTTTGGCCTTGCAATCTCTCAGCTAGTAGATGTG gatgaaaaaaatcaattgaTGACAACAAATGTATGGTTGAAACAG GAATGGATAGATGTGAAATTGAGGTGGAATCCTGAAGACTATGCAGGAATAACATCTATCCGTGTCCCATCAGATTCTATTTGGATTCCAGATATTGTGCTGTATGACAA TGCAGATGGACGTTTTGAGGGAACATCTACAAAAACTGTGGTAAAATATGATGGCACCATTGCTTGGACTCCACCAGCAAACTACAAAAGTTCTTGTACCATTGATGTAACATTCTTCCCCTTTGACCTTCAAAATTGCTCAATGAAATTTGGTTCCTGGACTTATGATGGCTCACAGGTTGATCTAATTCTTGAAGATTATGATGTTgacaaaagagatttttttgatAACGGAGAATGGGAAATAGTGACTGCAACAGGGAGCAAAGGAAACAGGACTGATGGATGCTGCTGGTATCCTTTTGTTACATATTCATTTATAATTAGACGTTTGCCACTTTTTTACACTTTGTTTCTCATTATTCCTTGTATTGGGCTTTCATTTCTAACTGTCCTTGTCTTCTATCTTCCTTCAAATGAAGGTGAAAAAATTTCACTCTGCACTTCAGTACTGGTATCTTtgactgtttttcttcttgttatTGAAGAAATTATTCCATCATCTTCTAAAGTTATCCCTCTGATAGGAGAGTACCTGGTGTTCACGATGATATTTGTGACCTTGTCCATTGTGATCACTGTCTTTGCCATCAACATCCACCACCGCTCCTCGTCCACACACAACGCCATGGCGCCCTGGGTTCGCAAGATCTTCCTGCACAAGCTGCCCAAGCTGCTCTGCATGAGAAGCCATGTGGATAGGTACTTTGCTCAGAAGGAGGAAACAGCCACTGTGAATGGATCAGAATCATCCAGGAACACCTTGGAAGCAGCTCTGGATTCCATCCGTTATATTACGAGGCACGTGATGAAGGAGAATGAG GTTGTTGAAGACTGGAAATACATTGCTCAGGTGCTTGATCGAATGTTCTTATGGGCTTTTCTTCTGGTTTCAATAATTGGATCACTTGTGTTATTTATTCCTGTTATTCATAAATGGGCAAGTATAATAGTCCCTACCCATATAGGCAGTacaaatgcataa